One Paracidovorax avenae ATCC 19860 genomic region harbors:
- the ccoG gene encoding cytochrome c oxidase accessory protein CcoG → MKPPDGQPRKVIPIAPVPADGGSAQAEVVSLYEAQKKIYPRSIAGVFARWRWAMVAFTQLVFYGLPWLQWGERQMVLFDLGARRFYLFGLVLYPQDFIYLTGLLIISALSLFLFTAVAGRLWCGFACPQTVYTEMFMWIEHKVEGDRSARLRLDNGPWTFEKVRKKALKQFLWIAVAAWTGFTFVGYFVPIRELGTELMALQGSWQLFWVAFYSFATYGNAGFLREQVCKYMCPYARFQSAMFDKDTLIVTYDEIRGEPRGPRNKSVDHRARGLGDCIDCTLCVQVCPVGIDIRNGLQYECIGCGLCVDACNTVMDKMKYPRGLIRYSTQNGVANRWTQSQMLRRVLRPRVLIYTAVLVALCIGMLTSLTLRTPLKVDVVRDRAALSRIVAGGRLENVYSLQIMNATEAPQRYRIAASGLEGLAVASEAEVEIGAAQSRWVAVRLQIPYGSAAPGSHPVAFEVQSLETKARVKEKSIFLVPR, encoded by the coding sequence ATGAAGCCCCCTGACGGACAGCCGCGCAAGGTCATCCCGATCGCCCCCGTTCCGGCGGACGGCGGATCGGCACAGGCCGAAGTCGTCTCCCTCTACGAAGCCCAGAAGAAGATCTACCCGAGGTCCATCGCCGGCGTGTTCGCGCGCTGGCGGTGGGCCATGGTCGCTTTCACGCAGCTGGTGTTCTACGGACTGCCGTGGCTGCAGTGGGGCGAGCGGCAGATGGTGCTGTTCGACCTGGGCGCGCGGCGCTTCTACCTCTTCGGCCTGGTGCTGTATCCGCAGGACTTCATCTACCTGACGGGCCTGCTCATCATCTCGGCGCTGTCGCTGTTCCTGTTCACCGCGGTGGCGGGCCGGCTCTGGTGCGGTTTTGCCTGCCCGCAGACCGTCTACACCGAGATGTTCATGTGGATCGAGCACAAGGTGGAAGGCGACCGCAGCGCGCGCCTGCGGCTCGACAACGGGCCCTGGACCTTCGAGAAGGTCCGCAAGAAGGCGCTCAAGCAGTTCCTCTGGATCGCGGTCGCGGCCTGGACGGGCTTCACCTTCGTGGGCTACTTCGTGCCCATCCGCGAGCTGGGCACCGAGTTGATGGCGCTGCAAGGCTCCTGGCAGCTCTTCTGGGTGGCGTTCTACAGCTTCGCCACCTACGGCAACGCCGGCTTCCTGCGCGAGCAGGTCTGCAAGTACATGTGTCCCTATGCGCGCTTCCAGAGCGCGATGTTCGACAAGGACACCCTCATTGTCACGTACGACGAGATCCGCGGCGAGCCGCGCGGCCCGCGCAACAAGTCGGTGGACCACCGGGCCAGGGGCCTGGGCGATTGCATCGATTGCACGCTGTGCGTGCAGGTCTGCCCCGTGGGCATCGACATCCGCAACGGCCTGCAGTACGAATGCATCGGCTGCGGCCTGTGCGTGGATGCGTGCAACACCGTGATGGACAAGATGAAGTACCCGCGCGGGCTCATCCGCTACTCCACGCAGAACGGCGTGGCGAACCGCTGGACGCAGTCGCAGATGCTGCGCCGCGTGCTGCGGCCGCGCGTGCTCATCTATACGGCGGTGCTGGTGGCGCTGTGCATCGGCATGCTCACGAGCCTGACGCTGCGCACGCCGCTCAAGGTGGACGTGGTGCGGGACCGTGCGGCGCTCTCGCGCATCGTCGCGGGCGGCCGGCTGGAGAACGTGTACAGCCTGCAAATCATGAACGCGACCGAGGCGCCGCAGCGCTACCGCATCGCGGCGTCCGGACTGGAAGGGCTGGCCGTCGCGTCGGAGGCCGAGGTGGAGATCGGCGCAGCGCAATCGCGCTGGGTGGCAGTGCGGCTGCAGATCCCGTACGGCTCGGCCGCGCCGGGCTCGCATCCGGTGGCCTTCGAGGTGCAGTCCCTGGAGACGAAGGCCCGCGTGAAAGAGAAATCCATCTTCCTCGTGCCGCGCTGA
- a CDS encoding FixH family protein: MAQKTTSAAVAAQPWWKFGHVWMVIAGPAIVVVAGTTTAWLAVRQPDPVVAEDYYRQGIEINRTLERERARAAAMEPAMKARNHAATPAGDQPR, encoded by the coding sequence ATGGCGCAAAAAACGACATCGGCCGCCGTGGCGGCCCAGCCCTGGTGGAAGTTCGGCCACGTGTGGATGGTGATCGCCGGGCCCGCGATCGTGGTGGTCGCCGGCACGACAACGGCATGGCTGGCCGTGCGGCAGCCTGATCCGGTGGTGGCGGAGGACTATTACCGCCAGGGCATCGAGATCAACCGCACGCTCGAGCGGGAGCGCGCGCGTGCCGCGGCCATGGAGCCGGCGATGAAGGCGCGCAACCACGCGGCCACGCCGGCAGGGGACCAGCCGCGCTGA
- the fnr gene encoding fumarate/nitrate reduction transcriptional regulator Fnr, with product MNPHTIKVACSNCNLRELCMPLGLNEQQLQRIDDIVATRRKVKRGGTLFRNGEAFTSLFAIRTGFFKTCVATEDGRDQVTGFQMAGEIIGLDGIVSDHHTCDAVALEDAEVCVMPFERIEELSREVTALQHHVHKIMSREIVREHGVMLLLGSMRAEERLAAFLLNLVQRLHARGFSQSELVLRMTREEIGSYLGLKLETVSRTFSKFVEEGIVEVKQRHVRIVEPDALKRIVNSQACN from the coding sequence ATGAATCCGCACACCATCAAGGTCGCCTGCTCGAACTGCAACCTGCGCGAGCTCTGCATGCCGCTGGGCCTGAACGAGCAGCAGCTGCAGCGCATCGATGACATCGTCGCCACGCGCCGCAAGGTCAAGCGCGGCGGCACGCTGTTCCGCAACGGCGAGGCCTTCACGTCGCTCTTCGCCATCCGCACGGGCTTCTTCAAGACCTGCGTGGCCACCGAGGACGGGCGCGACCAGGTGACGGGCTTCCAGATGGCCGGCGAGATCATCGGGCTCGACGGCATCGTCAGCGACCACCACACCTGCGACGCCGTCGCGCTGGAGGACGCCGAGGTGTGCGTCATGCCCTTCGAACGCATCGAGGAGCTGTCGCGCGAAGTCACGGCCCTGCAGCACCACGTCCACAAGATCATGAGCCGCGAGATCGTGCGCGAGCACGGCGTAATGCTGCTGCTGGGCAGCATGCGCGCCGAGGAACGCCTCGCGGCCTTCCTGCTCAACCTCGTGCAGCGCCTGCATGCGCGGGGATTCTCGCAATCCGAACTGGTGCTGCGCATGACGCGCGAGGAGATCGGCAGCTACCTGGGCCTCAAGCTGGAAACCGTGAGCCGCACCTTCTCGAAATTCGTCGAGGAAGGCATCGTCGAGGTCAAGCAGCGGCACGTGCGCATCGTCGAGCCGGATGCGCTCAAGCGGATCGTCAATAGCCAAGCCTGTAACTGA
- the hemN gene encoding oxygen-independent coproporphyrinogen III oxidase: MNAVTPELLRRFDVPGPRYTSYPTADRFVEAFGADEYVLALQQRRLGSAAKAVPLSLYVHIPFCESLCYYCACNKIITRHPERADVYLRYLSREIDLHMAHCAPGHAVSQLHIGGGSPTFLGDDALQELMNMLRRSFTLVPGGEYSIEVDPRTVDAQRLARLAELGFNRLSFGVQDFDPAVQKAVHRVQPAEQVFALVQEARRIGFESVNVDLIYGLPRQTPESFDRTLAQVCELRPDRIALYAYAHLPERFKPQRRIVSAELPMASAKVSMLSRSLNAFQEAGYVYVGMDHFALPGDALAVAKRQGRLHRNFQGYSTQPDCDLIALGVSAIGRIGATYSQNAKTLDEYYDLINQGRLPVVRGLALTRDDLVRRSVIMALMCQGEVLFEPMEQSWLIDFRRYFAAEIEVLEGMAGDGLVTVGEDGISVTEMGWFFVRGVAMVFDRYLQADRNRARFSRII; the protein is encoded by the coding sequence ATGAACGCTGTGACTCCCGAGCTTTTGCGCCGCTTCGACGTGCCGGGCCCCCGCTATACCTCCTACCCGACCGCGGACCGGTTCGTGGAGGCCTTCGGCGCGGACGAGTACGTGCTGGCGCTGCAGCAGCGCCGCCTCGGCTCGGCCGCCAAGGCCGTGCCCCTCTCGCTATATGTGCACATCCCGTTCTGCGAATCGTTGTGCTATTACTGCGCGTGCAACAAGATCATCACGCGCCACCCCGAGCGCGCCGACGTGTACCTGCGCTACCTCAGCCGCGAGATCGATCTGCACATGGCGCACTGCGCGCCCGGCCATGCGGTGAGCCAGCTGCACATCGGCGGCGGCAGTCCCACCTTCCTGGGCGACGACGCGCTGCAGGAGCTGATGAACATGCTGCGCCGCAGCTTCACGCTCGTGCCCGGGGGGGAGTATTCCATCGAGGTCGATCCCCGCACGGTGGATGCCCAGCGGCTCGCGCGGCTGGCGGAGCTGGGCTTCAACCGGCTGAGCTTCGGCGTGCAGGATTTCGATCCGGCCGTGCAGAAGGCGGTACACCGCGTGCAGCCGGCCGAGCAGGTCTTCGCGCTGGTGCAGGAGGCGCGGCGGATCGGCTTCGAGTCCGTCAACGTGGACCTGATCTACGGCCTGCCGCGGCAGACGCCCGAGTCGTTCGACCGCACCCTGGCCCAGGTGTGCGAACTGCGGCCCGACCGCATCGCGCTCTATGCCTACGCCCACCTGCCCGAGCGCTTCAAGCCGCAGCGGCGCATCGTGTCGGCCGAGCTGCCGATGGCCTCCGCCAAGGTGTCGATGCTGTCGCGCTCGCTCAACGCCTTCCAGGAGGCGGGCTACGTGTACGTGGGCATGGACCACTTCGCGCTGCCGGGCGACGCGCTGGCCGTGGCCAAGCGGCAGGGCCGGCTGCACCGCAACTTCCAGGGCTATAGCACCCAGCCGGACTGCGACCTGATCGCGCTGGGCGTGTCCGCCATCGGCCGCATCGGCGCCACGTACAGCCAGAACGCCAAGACCCTGGACGAGTACTACGACCTCATCAACCAGGGCCGGCTGCCGGTGGTGCGCGGCCTCGCGCTGACGCGTGACGACCTCGTGCGCCGCTCCGTCATCATGGCCCTCATGTGCCAGGGCGAGGTGCTGTTCGAGCCGATGGAGCAGTCGTGGCTGATCGATTTCCGGCGGTATTTCGCCGCGGAAATCGAGGTGCTCGAAGGCATGGCCGGCGACGGCCTCGTCACGGTGGGCGAGGACGGCATCAGCGTGACGGAGATGGGCTGGTTCTTCGTGCGCGGCGTGGCCATGGTGTTCGACCGCTACCTGCAGGCGGACCGCAACCGCGCACGGTTCTCCCGGATCATCTGA
- a CDS encoding sulfite exporter TauE/SafE family protein, whose translation MPDALIWTAFAMGLAGGPHCLAMCAAPCAAIVGGPQGGGAAALAPLRRYGSVHATAGAPAACAAPAATGPGGLLRGGAARTAVFHLARMAGYGLAGAAAALAMDRLAWLTQQSAALRPAWTLLHVGMLAWGILMALQARQPAWVERAGRAVWARVGPGVRAPGGLAVAGLAWALMPCGLLYSALLVAALAGNPAQGAAAMAAFGGGGALWLLGGAWAWRRLRSRVDAARATWGTRFAGVLLAAVAAWALWMDVGRQALEPWCR comes from the coding sequence ATGCCCGACGCACTGATCTGGACGGCCTTCGCCATGGGACTGGCGGGCGGGCCGCACTGCCTGGCGATGTGCGCGGCCCCCTGCGCCGCGATCGTGGGCGGGCCGCAGGGCGGCGGGGCGGCTGCCCTGGCGCCCCTGCGCCGGTACGGCTCCGTGCATGCCACGGCAGGGGCGCCCGCCGCCTGCGCCGCGCCGGCGGCGACCGGACCGGGCGGCCTGCTGCGCGGCGGCGCGGCGCGCACCGCGGTTTTCCACCTCGCCCGGATGGCCGGCTACGGGCTGGCCGGGGCCGCCGCGGCGCTGGCGATGGACCGACTGGCCTGGCTGACCCAGCAGTCCGCGGCCCTGCGGCCGGCGTGGACGCTGCTGCACGTGGGCATGCTGGCCTGGGGCATCCTGATGGCCCTGCAGGCGCGCCAGCCGGCCTGGGTGGAGCGGGCCGGCCGCGCGGTCTGGGCCCGCGTCGGCCCCGGCGTGCGCGCTCCAGGCGGCCTCGCGGTGGCCGGGCTGGCGTGGGCCCTGATGCCGTGCGGGCTGCTGTATTCGGCCCTGCTGGTGGCAGCGCTGGCCGGCAACCCGGCGCAGGGGGCCGCTGCGATGGCCGCATTCGGCGGCGGCGGCGCGCTCTGGCTGCTGGGTGGCGCCTGGGCCTGGCGGCGGCTCCGCTCACGGGTGGATGCTGCGCGCGCCACGTGGGGAACGCGGTTCGCCGGCGTGCTGCTGGCGGCCGTGGCCGCCTGGGCGCTCTGGATGGACGTGGGGCGCCAGGCACTGGAGCCCTGGTGTCGCTGA
- a CDS encoding HD-GYP domain-containing protein, which yields MVSNERRYAPLLFRDLPVNSSLLIDVALLRVGMYIQLELGWMNHPFPVSSFRIASGDQIATLQSLGLEQVRWVPGRSDAAVRAAMEAPASAPPGSAEPAPMSGAGSGTPSGAEPAGVLHARLEAQRRALARCDEQFARATRVYERLALHVEQDPAEARKATESLVRGCVDELMAHGDSAVRLLSERAGTRAALHSVNVAVLSLLLGKSLGMRGDDLGDLGIAALLHDLGKISLPPHVAQPSAALGPADQALYEAHVGESVVLAQRMGLGRAVVSAIAQHHERADGGGFPLGLRGTDLGRAGQVLALVNHYDRLCNPLRGAAPLTPHEALSVLFAQHKSRFDAQVLQCFIRLMGVYPAGSIVQLTNERYAIVVAVDSARPLRPQVIVHDGSVPRDEALVLDLERSPDLGIRRSLRPAQLPRDALDYLSPRKRICYFFERALVAGPDEVPQ from the coding sequence ATGGTTTCGAATGAGAGGCGTTACGCGCCTCTCTTATTTCGTGACCTCCCCGTGAACTCCTCCCTCCTCATCGACGTCGCCCTGCTGCGCGTCGGCATGTACATCCAGCTGGAACTGGGATGGATGAACCATCCTTTTCCGGTGAGCAGCTTCCGGATCGCGTCCGGAGACCAGATCGCCACCCTGCAATCCCTGGGGCTGGAGCAGGTGCGATGGGTGCCAGGGCGCAGCGATGCCGCGGTGCGCGCGGCAATGGAGGCTCCCGCATCCGCGCCACCAGGTTCTGCGGAACCAGCCCCCATGTCCGGCGCCGGTTCCGGCACCCCATCGGGTGCCGAACCGGCGGGTGTGCTCCATGCGCGCCTGGAGGCCCAGCGCCGCGCCCTGGCCCGCTGCGACGAGCAGTTCGCGCGGGCCACGCGGGTGTACGAGCGCCTGGCGCTGCACGTGGAGCAGGATCCGGCCGAGGCGCGCAAGGCCACCGAGTCCCTGGTCCGCGGCTGCGTGGACGAACTCATGGCCCACGGCGATTCCGCGGTCCGCCTGCTGTCGGAGCGGGCCGGCACGCGCGCCGCGCTGCATTCCGTCAACGTGGCGGTATTGTCCCTGCTGCTGGGCAAGTCGCTGGGAATGCGCGGGGACGACCTCGGTGACCTGGGCATCGCGGCGCTGCTGCACGACCTGGGCAAGATCTCCCTGCCGCCGCACGTCGCCCAGCCCAGCGCCGCGCTGGGCCCGGCCGACCAGGCCCTCTACGAGGCGCACGTGGGCGAATCCGTGGTATTGGCACAGCGCATGGGCCTGGGCCGGGCGGTGGTCTCGGCCATCGCCCAGCACCACGAACGGGCCGATGGCGGCGGTTTCCCGCTCGGGCTGCGGGGGACCGACCTGGGCCGGGCGGGCCAGGTGCTCGCGCTGGTGAACCACTATGACCGGCTGTGCAACCCATTGCGCGGCGCGGCCCCGCTGACGCCGCACGAGGCGCTGTCCGTGCTGTTCGCCCAGCACAAGTCCCGTTTCGACGCCCAGGTGCTGCAGTGCTTCATCCGGCTGATGGGGGTGTACCCCGCGGGATCGATCGTGCAGCTCACCAATGAACGCTATGCCATCGTGGTGGCGGTGGATTCGGCCCGGCCGCTGCGGCCGCAGGTGATCGTGCACGACGGCAGCGTGCCGCGCGACGAGGCGCTGGTGCTCGACCTGGAGCGCTCGCCGGACCTGGGCATCCGCCGCAGCCTGCGCCCGGCGCAGTTGCCGCGCGACGCACTGGATTACCTGTCGCCGCGCAAGCGCATTTGCTACTTCTTCGAGAGGGCGCTGGTGGCGGGCCCGGACGAGGTGCCGCAGTGA
- a CDS encoding putative bifunctional diguanylate cyclase/phosphodiesterase: MNRPGIDVAWRSLFAGLREALWLVDAQSLNVVMCNRAAAELAGRPQEAMEGRPVHLLACTPEDLAFWSQDLAGLRAGIHSHSGMLRPDGSLVPVDRRVAAVESPEGMPLLVLGMLDRSEQASIQGELERLLSELRATLDSAADGMLVCDMGGRVRAFNQRMAWLWNMPEDLLVQRDDAAVEAHMADQVIDADAYRARLLGIAQFPEEETLDILHLRTGTVIERRSVPQMSQGRPMGRVYSFRDLTLQHAAQKRIEQLAYSDVLTGLPNRLLLSRCVASALETARAQGGGFAILFIDLDRFKIINDSLGHLFGDRVLQLVAQRLQGCLRQSDMLCRLGGDEFVLHLDAGDESMAESVAHRILEDMRQPFMLDGMGFSIQCSIGIALHPRDGETLDDLIKQADTAMYRVKERGRGSYGFYQPQMNADMLSRMQLEHAMRQALDRGDFAVHYQPQVAMASGRVVGAEALLRWNDPGLGAVSPGVFIPLAEESGYIVTLGAWVLEQAIREAARWMQAGTPLVVAVNVSALEFRQSGFVERLVSLLRSHGLPASLLELELTETILLQDAQEMAQRLAALAELGVGLSIDDFGTGYSSLAYLKKLHIHKLKIDQSFVRGLPDDESDRAIIEAIVHIGRALRIQVVAEGVETPQQREALQAMQCHYFQGFLVAPGLPAEDFRALVARDAQGSCAPA; encoded by the coding sequence GTGAACCGCCCTGGCATCGATGTCGCGTGGCGGTCGCTGTTCGCGGGCCTGCGCGAGGCGCTCTGGCTGGTCGATGCGCAGTCGCTGAACGTGGTGATGTGCAACCGGGCCGCGGCGGAACTGGCCGGCCGGCCGCAGGAAGCCATGGAAGGGCGGCCGGTGCACCTGCTGGCCTGCACGCCCGAGGATCTCGCGTTCTGGTCGCAGGACTTGGCCGGGCTGCGGGCGGGTATCCATTCGCATTCGGGCATGCTGCGCCCCGACGGCTCCCTCGTGCCGGTGGACCGCCGCGTCGCCGCCGTCGAGTCGCCGGAGGGCATGCCGCTGCTGGTGCTGGGCATGCTGGACCGCAGCGAGCAGGCATCCATACAGGGTGAACTGGAGAGGCTGCTCTCGGAGTTGCGGGCCACGCTCGACTCCGCCGCCGACGGTATGCTGGTCTGCGACATGGGGGGCCGGGTGCGGGCCTTCAACCAGCGCATGGCCTGGCTGTGGAACATGCCGGAAGACCTGCTCGTGCAGCGCGACGACGCGGCCGTGGAGGCGCACATGGCAGACCAGGTCATCGATGCCGATGCCTACCGCGCGCGGCTGCTGGGCATCGCGCAGTTCCCGGAGGAGGAGACTCTCGACATCCTGCACCTGCGCACGGGCACCGTGATCGAGCGCCGTTCGGTGCCGCAGATGAGCCAGGGCCGGCCCATGGGGCGCGTGTACTCCTTCCGCGACCTCACCCTGCAGCATGCCGCGCAAAAGCGCATCGAGCAGCTGGCATACAGCGACGTGCTCACCGGGCTGCCCAACCGCCTGCTGCTGTCGCGCTGCGTCGCCTCGGCGCTGGAAACCGCGCGCGCCCAGGGCGGCGGCTTCGCCATCCTGTTCATCGACCTCGACCGCTTCAAGATCATCAACGATTCGCTGGGGCATCTCTTCGGCGACCGGGTGCTGCAGCTCGTGGCGCAGCGCCTGCAGGGCTGCCTGCGGCAGAGCGACATGCTGTGCCGCCTGGGCGGCGACGAGTTCGTGCTCCACCTGGATGCGGGCGACGAATCCATGGCCGAGTCGGTGGCGCACCGCATCCTGGAGGACATGCGCCAGCCCTTCATGCTCGACGGCATGGGCTTTTCCATCCAGTGCAGCATCGGCATCGCGCTGCACCCCCGGGACGGCGAGACGCTGGACGACCTGATCAAGCAGGCGGACACCGCCATGTACCGGGTCAAGGAGCGCGGCCGGGGCAGCTACGGTTTCTACCAGCCGCAGATGAATGCCGACATGCTCTCGCGCATGCAGCTGGAGCATGCGATGCGGCAGGCGCTGGACCGCGGTGATTTCGCCGTCCACTACCAGCCGCAGGTGGCGATGGCCTCGGGCCGGGTGGTGGGCGCCGAGGCACTGCTGCGCTGGAACGATCCTGGCCTGGGTGCGGTGTCGCCGGGCGTCTTCATCCCGCTGGCGGAAGAGTCGGGCTACATCGTGACCCTGGGCGCCTGGGTGCTGGAGCAGGCGATCCGCGAGGCGGCCCGGTGGATGCAGGCCGGCACGCCCCTGGTGGTGGCGGTGAACGTGTCCGCGCTGGAGTTCCGGCAGTCCGGTTTCGTGGAGCGCCTCGTGTCGCTGCTGCGCAGCCACGGGCTGCCGGCGTCGCTGCTGGAGCTGGAGCTGACCGAGACCATCCTGCTGCAGGATGCCCAGGAAATGGCGCAGCGCCTCGCGGCCCTGGCCGAGTTGGGCGTGGGCCTGTCGATCGACGATTTCGGCACGGGCTATTCGAGCCTGGCCTATCTCAAGAAGCTCCACATCCACAAGCTCAAGATCGACCAGTCGTTCGTGCGCGGCCTGCCGGACGACGAGAGCGACCGGGCGATCATCGAGGCGATCGTGCACATCGGCCGGGCGCTGCGCATCCAGGTGGTGGCCGAGGGTGTCGAGACCCCGCAGCAGCGCGAGGCGCTGCAGGCCATGCAGTGCCACTACTTCCAGGGGTTCCTGGTGGCGCCGGGATTGCCCGCGGAGGACTTCCGAGCCCTGGTGGCGCGGGATGCACAGGGGAGCTGCGCCCCGGCATGA
- a CDS encoding cell division protein ZapA has translation MNQIEVQIMQQSYRLACPEGQQERLLQAVERVDAAMVRIRDAGKVRARERIAVLAALNLAFELADQARAAASPAEAPAAQEPPGLPPSADGYAAADTYAAADAQAAPAGPAPAADGPAQRSLLADGEAPDGDALQALLRRLDHALGEDGRPA, from the coding sequence ATGAACCAGATCGAAGTGCAGATCATGCAGCAGAGCTACCGCCTCGCCTGTCCGGAAGGCCAGCAGGAACGGCTGCTGCAGGCGGTCGAGCGCGTGGATGCGGCCATGGTCCGCATCCGCGATGCCGGCAAGGTGCGCGCGCGCGAGCGCATCGCCGTGCTGGCGGCCCTGAATCTGGCCTTCGAACTGGCCGACCAGGCCCGTGCGGCAGCCTCGCCCGCCGAGGCGCCGGCCGCGCAGGAGCCCCCGGGCCTTCCCCCTTCGGCGGATGGGTACGCCGCCGCGGATACGTACGCGGCAGCGGATGCGCAGGCGGCTCCGGCTGGCCCCGCGCCGGCCGCCGACGGACCTGCCCAGCGCAGCCTGCTGGCCGACGGCGAGGCACCGGACGGCGACGCGCTGCAGGCGCTGCTGCGGCGCCTGGACCATGCGCTGGGCGAGGACGGACGGCCGGCCTGA